One region of Bombus affinis isolate iyBomAffi1 chromosome 3, iyBomAffi1.2, whole genome shotgun sequence genomic DNA includes:
- the LOC126914052 gene encoding E3 ubiquitin-protein ligase RNF8-like isoform X1, with protein sequence MMEGSKIGKRTTLDDSAENLHAPTLIRINNQDYIPHSIHIDKNEFRIGRARDNDEIILNAVISRKHCILKCEEDEWTIKDVSSSATFVNDVPVVSGRSQKIHEGDVIQFSESEEFKYLFTLDVKYKHKVKKPKLDEQVLDNVLLKKPKLDEQILDNVLVKKSKLDKQILDNVLVEPKTFAENQECQKKVLKDKLQMKQTEQDKLKQQLEQLLKQQNVTKKNAEDFTKQITTLEKKIEYGDVQEQYLKYRYTELLEKLKNERVEFEKKLNEEKQKWQKALSVSKLEKGILEMKMKEQMEKWREEQQTEWKNVMENKVKEEKSIQAQLLNEKLILEEKLKIAEKALKEQEVKVGTVENNVAGSSKNFSDSCIFLEIMDNPSEYQTIDTIDLTNTTQLTINTEEEESVLNKVNDIMDEQLTCSICSELFVKATTLNCMHTFCHHCIHLWIKKKKECPVCRAPISSMNISIAIDNFIESILENLSTQLKERRTRIIKERQALERKRKDHCKTAVRRK encoded by the exons ATGATGGAAGGTTCAAAAATAGGAAAAAGGACAACATTGGATGATTCAGCTGAAAATCTACACGCACCTACTTTAATAAGAATTAATAATCAGGATTACATTCCTCATAGTATTCACATTGATAAAAATGAG TTTAGAATAGGTCGTGCAAGAGATAATGATGAAATCATTTTGAATGCAGTAATATCTAGAAAGCATTGTATTTTAAAATGTGAAGAAGACGAGTGGACTATTAAAGATGTAAGTTCTTCTGCTACATTTGTTAATGATGTTCCGGTAGTATCTGGTCGGAGTCAAAAAATCCATGAGGGAGATGTTATACAATTTAGTGAATCTGAAGAATTTAAATATCTATTTACCCTTGATGTTAAATATAAACACAAAGTTAAAAAGCCTAAGCTAGATGAACAGGTATTAGACAATGTTCTACTTAAAAAGCCTAAGCTAGATGAACAGATATTAGACAATGTTCTAGTTAAAAAGTCTAAGCTAGATAAACAGATATTAGACAATGTTCTTGTAGAACCGAAAACATTTGCAGAAAATCAAGAATGTCAAAAAAAAGTTCTTAAAGACAAATTACAAATGAAACAAACGGAACAAGATAAACTAAAACAGCAATTAGAGCAACTTTTAAAGCAGCAAAATGTTACGAAAAAGAATGCTGAAGATTTTACAAAACAAATTACAACAttagaaaagaaaatagaatatgGTGATGTTCAagaacaatatttaaaatacagGTATACtgaattattagaaaaattgaaaaatgaacGAGTTGAATTTGAAAAGAAATTGAATGAAGAGAAACAAAAATGGCAAAAAGCATTAAGTGTAAGTAAGCTTGAGAAAGGAATATTggaaatgaaaatgaaagagCAAATGGAAAAGTGGAGAGAAGAACAACaaactgaatggaaaaatgtgATGGAGAATaaagttaaagaagaaaaaagtatACAAGCTCAACTGTTAAATGAAAAGTTAATTTTAGAGGAGAAATTAAAAATAGCAGAAAAGGCTTTAAAAGAACAAGAAGTTAAAGTAGGAACAGTAGAAAATAATG TTGCAGGGTCTTCCAAAAATTTCAGTGATAGttgtatatttttagaaattatgGATAATCCTTCAGAATATCAAACTATAGATACAATAGATTTAACAAATACTACCCAGCTTACTATAAACactgaagaagaagaaagtgtACTTAATAAAGTTAATGATATAATGGATGAACAACTAACTTGTAGTATATGTTCAGAATTATTTGTGAAAGCAACAACATTAAATTGTATGCATACATTTTGTCATCATTGTATACACCTATggatcaaaaagaaaaaagaatgtcCAGTGTGTAGAGCACCAATATCATCGATGAATATATCAATAGCTATAGATAATTTTATTGAAagtattttagaaaatttatctACTCAATTGAAGGAAAGAAGAAcaagaattataaaagaaagacaag CATTGGAGCGCAAGAGAAAAGATCATTGCAAAACTGCTgtgagaagaaaataa
- the LOC126914052 gene encoding E3 ubiquitin-protein ligase RNF8-like isoform X2 — translation MMEGSKIGKRTTLDDSAENLHAPTLIRINNQDYIPHSIHIDKNEFRIGRARDNDEIILNAVISRKHCILKCEEDEWTIKDVSSSATFVNDVPVVSGRSQKIHEGDVIQFSESEEFKYLFTLDVKYKHKVKKPKLDEQILDNVLVKKSKLDKQILDNVLVEPKTFAENQECQKKVLKDKLQMKQTEQDKLKQQLEQLLKQQNVTKKNAEDFTKQITTLEKKIEYGDVQEQYLKYRYTELLEKLKNERVEFEKKLNEEKQKWQKALSVSKLEKGILEMKMKEQMEKWREEQQTEWKNVMENKVKEEKSIQAQLLNEKLILEEKLKIAEKALKEQEVKVGTVENNVAGSSKNFSDSCIFLEIMDNPSEYQTIDTIDLTNTTQLTINTEEEESVLNKVNDIMDEQLTCSICSELFVKATTLNCMHTFCHHCIHLWIKKKKECPVCRAPISSMNISIAIDNFIESILENLSTQLKERRTRIIKERQALERKRKDHCKTAVRRK, via the exons ATGATGGAAGGTTCAAAAATAGGAAAAAGGACAACATTGGATGATTCAGCTGAAAATCTACACGCACCTACTTTAATAAGAATTAATAATCAGGATTACATTCCTCATAGTATTCACATTGATAAAAATGAG TTTAGAATAGGTCGTGCAAGAGATAATGATGAAATCATTTTGAATGCAGTAATATCTAGAAAGCATTGTATTTTAAAATGTGAAGAAGACGAGTGGACTATTAAAGATGTAAGTTCTTCTGCTACATTTGTTAATGATGTTCCGGTAGTATCTGGTCGGAGTCAAAAAATCCATGAGGGAGATGTTATACAATTTAGTGAATCTGAAGAATTTAAATATCTATTTACCCTTGATGTTAAATATAAACACAAAGTTAAAAAGCCTAAGCTAGATGAACAG ATATTAGACAATGTTCTAGTTAAAAAGTCTAAGCTAGATAAACAGATATTAGACAATGTTCTTGTAGAACCGAAAACATTTGCAGAAAATCAAGAATGTCAAAAAAAAGTTCTTAAAGACAAATTACAAATGAAACAAACGGAACAAGATAAACTAAAACAGCAATTAGAGCAACTTTTAAAGCAGCAAAATGTTACGAAAAAGAATGCTGAAGATTTTACAAAACAAATTACAACAttagaaaagaaaatagaatatgGTGATGTTCAagaacaatatttaaaatacagGTATACtgaattattagaaaaattgaaaaatgaacGAGTTGAATTTGAAAAGAAATTGAATGAAGAGAAACAAAAATGGCAAAAAGCATTAAGTGTAAGTAAGCTTGAGAAAGGAATATTggaaatgaaaatgaaagagCAAATGGAAAAGTGGAGAGAAGAACAACaaactgaatggaaaaatgtgATGGAGAATaaagttaaagaagaaaaaagtatACAAGCTCAACTGTTAAATGAAAAGTTAATTTTAGAGGAGAAATTAAAAATAGCAGAAAAGGCTTTAAAAGAACAAGAAGTTAAAGTAGGAACAGTAGAAAATAATG TTGCAGGGTCTTCCAAAAATTTCAGTGATAGttgtatatttttagaaattatgGATAATCCTTCAGAATATCAAACTATAGATACAATAGATTTAACAAATACTACCCAGCTTACTATAAACactgaagaagaagaaagtgtACTTAATAAAGTTAATGATATAATGGATGAACAACTAACTTGTAGTATATGTTCAGAATTATTTGTGAAAGCAACAACATTAAATTGTATGCATACATTTTGTCATCATTGTATACACCTATggatcaaaaagaaaaaagaatgtcCAGTGTGTAGAGCACCAATATCATCGATGAATATATCAATAGCTATAGATAATTTTATTGAAagtattttagaaaatttatctACTCAATTGAAGGAAAGAAGAAcaagaattataaaagaaagacaag CATTGGAGCGCAAGAGAAAAGATCATTGCAAAACTGCTgtgagaagaaaataa
- the LOC126914052 gene encoding E3 ubiquitin-protein ligase RNF8-like isoform X3, whose translation MMEGSKIGKRTTLDDSAENLHAPTLIRINNQDYIPHSIHIDKNEFRIGRARDNDEIILNAVISRKHCILKCEEDEWTIKDVSSSATFVNDVPVVSGRSQKIHEGDVIQFSESEEFKYLFTLDVKYKHKVKKPKLDEQILDNVLVEPKTFAENQECQKKVLKDKLQMKQTEQDKLKQQLEQLLKQQNVTKKNAEDFTKQITTLEKKIEYGDVQEQYLKYRYTELLEKLKNERVEFEKKLNEEKQKWQKALSVSKLEKGILEMKMKEQMEKWREEQQTEWKNVMENKVKEEKSIQAQLLNEKLILEEKLKIAEKALKEQEVKVGTVENNVAGSSKNFSDSCIFLEIMDNPSEYQTIDTIDLTNTTQLTINTEEEESVLNKVNDIMDEQLTCSICSELFVKATTLNCMHTFCHHCIHLWIKKKKECPVCRAPISSMNISIAIDNFIESILENLSTQLKERRTRIIKERQALERKRKDHCKTAVRRK comes from the exons ATGATGGAAGGTTCAAAAATAGGAAAAAGGACAACATTGGATGATTCAGCTGAAAATCTACACGCACCTACTTTAATAAGAATTAATAATCAGGATTACATTCCTCATAGTATTCACATTGATAAAAATGAG TTTAGAATAGGTCGTGCAAGAGATAATGATGAAATCATTTTGAATGCAGTAATATCTAGAAAGCATTGTATTTTAAAATGTGAAGAAGACGAGTGGACTATTAAAGATGTAAGTTCTTCTGCTACATTTGTTAATGATGTTCCGGTAGTATCTGGTCGGAGTCAAAAAATCCATGAGGGAGATGTTATACAATTTAGTGAATCTGAAGAATTTAAATATCTATTTACCCTTGATGTTAAATATAAACACAAAGTTAAAAAGCCTAAGCTAGATGAACAG ATATTAGACAATGTTCTTGTAGAACCGAAAACATTTGCAGAAAATCAAGAATGTCAAAAAAAAGTTCTTAAAGACAAATTACAAATGAAACAAACGGAACAAGATAAACTAAAACAGCAATTAGAGCAACTTTTAAAGCAGCAAAATGTTACGAAAAAGAATGCTGAAGATTTTACAAAACAAATTACAACAttagaaaagaaaatagaatatgGTGATGTTCAagaacaatatttaaaatacagGTATACtgaattattagaaaaattgaaaaatgaacGAGTTGAATTTGAAAAGAAATTGAATGAAGAGAAACAAAAATGGCAAAAAGCATTAAGTGTAAGTAAGCTTGAGAAAGGAATATTggaaatgaaaatgaaagagCAAATGGAAAAGTGGAGAGAAGAACAACaaactgaatggaaaaatgtgATGGAGAATaaagttaaagaagaaaaaagtatACAAGCTCAACTGTTAAATGAAAAGTTAATTTTAGAGGAGAAATTAAAAATAGCAGAAAAGGCTTTAAAAGAACAAGAAGTTAAAGTAGGAACAGTAGAAAATAATG TTGCAGGGTCTTCCAAAAATTTCAGTGATAGttgtatatttttagaaattatgGATAATCCTTCAGAATATCAAACTATAGATACAATAGATTTAACAAATACTACCCAGCTTACTATAAACactgaagaagaagaaagtgtACTTAATAAAGTTAATGATATAATGGATGAACAACTAACTTGTAGTATATGTTCAGAATTATTTGTGAAAGCAACAACATTAAATTGTATGCATACATTTTGTCATCATTGTATACACCTATggatcaaaaagaaaaaagaatgtcCAGTGTGTAGAGCACCAATATCATCGATGAATATATCAATAGCTATAGATAATTTTATTGAAagtattttagaaaatttatctACTCAATTGAAGGAAAGAAGAAcaagaattataaaagaaagacaag CATTGGAGCGCAAGAGAAAAGATCATTGCAAAACTGCTgtgagaagaaaataa